Proteins co-encoded in one Nicotiana sylvestris chromosome 7, ASM39365v2, whole genome shotgun sequence genomic window:
- the LOC104248941 gene encoding uncharacterized protein, with amino-acid sequence MEVLKQASWLVRKLFKTREWWANDIPTIESFVQNGRFSIQKAYLHATPRLATVDRLAKWGIHVTHSCVLCGGDIEETHDHLYFECPYSQSLWTGMLEWLSYQRKVENWEDEVQWLTTNVNNRNPRKTLLGVVFAAVVYHIWIERNERRFQNQRREVKDRAKDIVMQVHIKGQKKCKWTPILSTLNSYPNCNS; translated from the exons ATGGAGGTCTTAAAGCAGGCTAGTTGGCTAGTAAGGAAACTGTTTAAAACAAGAGAATGGTGGGCTAATGACATACCAACAATTGAATCCTTTGTTCAGAATGGGAGATTCAGCATTCAAAAGGCTTATCTTCATGCTACTCCAAG GCTGGCCACAGTTGACAGACTAGCAAAATGGGGAATTCATGTGACTCACTCTTGTGTACTGTGTGGAGGTGACATAGAAGAGACACATGATCACTTGTATTTCGAGTGTCCATATTCACAAAGCTTATGGACAGGAATGCTAGAATGGTTAAGCTACCAGAGAAAGGTTGAAAACTGGGAAGATGAGGTGCAGTGGTTAACTACCAATGTAAACAACAGAAATCCAAGGAAAACTTTGCTAGGAGTGGTATTTGCAGCAGTAGTATATCACATCTGGATTGAGCGAAATGAAAGAAGATTTCAAAACCAGAGAAGAGAGGTCAAAGATAGAGCAAAAGACATTGTCATGCAGGTGCACATAAAAGGACAGAAGAAATGTAAATGGACACCAATATTGAGTACACTAAATAGTTATCCTAATTGTAATTCATAG